A DNA window from Gigantopelta aegis isolate Gae_Host chromosome 4, Gae_host_genome, whole genome shotgun sequence contains the following coding sequences:
- the LOC121370705 gene encoding uncharacterized protein LOC121370705 produces the protein MYYAIKDYANDGKEVFIKKLKIAIEELPAVVAKVLDILVPVFVKIVWSDDGSKPGFQKLRQIIYEEADKMGIISGASHQVPGIMTSLVLLLTTQIWRMFAN, from the exons ATGTATTATGCCATCAAAGATTATGCGAATGATGGGAAAGAAGTGTTTATCAAGAAACTCAAAATTGCAATAGAAGAATTACCCGCAGTAGTAGCCAAGGTTTTGGATATCCTTGTTCCAGTATTTGTAAAGATCGTGTGGTCTGATGACGGCAGCAAACCTGGATTCCAGAAGCTGCGCCAGATAATATACGAAGAAGCAGATAAAATGGGAATAATAAGTG GTGCAAGTCATCAAGTTCCAGGTATTATGACGTCACTTGTCCTGCTTCTAACGACGCAGATCTGGCGAATGTTCGCTAATTAA